Proteins co-encoded in one Archocentrus centrarchus isolate MPI-CPG fArcCen1 unplaced genomic scaffold, fArcCen1 scaffold_118_ctg1, whole genome shotgun sequence genomic window:
- the LOC115775398 gene encoding LOW QUALITY PROTEIN: hormonally up-regulated neu tumor-associated kinase homolog A-like (The sequence of the model RefSeq protein was modified relative to this genomic sequence to represent the inferred CDS: deleted 1 base in 1 codon): MPVAATDMAVDNSHGLNEGKTPDGAGNESILPVSLNSNLAEILKKFYHTKRVGHYLIGRKLGEGSFAKVREGLHAPTGEKVAVKVIDKRKAKKDSYVTKNLRREGDIQQMIRHPNITQLLDILETENSYYLVMELCPGGNLMNRIYDKKHMDERETQKYIRQLVLAVEHLHRAGVVHRDLKIENLLLDEQDNIKLIDFGLSNCAGILGYSDPFSTQCGSPAYAAPELLSRKKYGPKVDVWSIGVNMYAMLTGTLPFTVEPFSLRALHQKMVDKEMNPLPPSLSTAATCLLKKLIEPDPSK, translated from the exons ATGCCCGTTGCAGCCACCGACATGGCAGTAGACAACAGCCACGGGTTAAATGAGGGTAAAACCCCAGATGGTGCCGGGAATGAGAGTATCCTTCCAGTCTCCCTAAACAGTAATTTAGCGGAGATCCTCAAGAAATTCTACCACACCAAACGGGTCGGACACTATCTGATCGGGAGGAAGCTGGGAGAAGGCTCGTTCGCCAAAGTTAGAGAAGGTCTCCATGCGCCAACAGGAGAAAAG GTGGCAGTGAAGGTGATAGACAAGCGGAAGGCCAAGAAGGACTCGTATGTTACCAAGAACCTGCGGAGAGAGGGTGACATCCAACAGATGATCCGGCACCCCAACATCACTCAGCTGCTGGACATCTTGGAGACAGAGAACAGCTACTACCTGGTGATGGAGCTGTGTCCCGGTGGGAACCTCATGAACCGCATCTACGACAAGAAACACATGGATGAGCGGGAGACACAGAAATACATCCGGCAGCTGGTGCTGGCTGTGGAGCACCTGCACAGGGCTGGCGTGGTGCACAG GGACCTGAAGATAGAAAACCTCCTACTGGATGAGCAAGACAACATAAAACTCATAG ATTTTGGCCTTAGTAACTGCGCTGGCATCTTGGGATACTCCGACCCCTTCAGCACCCAGTGTGGAAGTCCAGCTTATGCCGCCCCAGAGCTCCTTTCTAGGAAGAAGTATGGACCAAAAGTGGATGTCTGGTCCAT TGGTGTTAACATGTACGCGATGCTAACGGGGACGCTCCCCTTCACCGTGGAGCCCTTCAGCCTTCGAGCCCTGCACCAGAAGATGGTGGACAAGGAGATGAATCCTCTACCTCCCTCACTATCTACTG CCGCCACCTGTCTTCTGAAGAAGCTTATA GAGCCAGACCCCAGCAAG